In the genome of Poecilia reticulata strain Guanapo linkage group LG16, Guppy_female_1.0+MT, whole genome shotgun sequence, one region contains:
- the LOC103478271 gene encoding galanin receptor type 1 isoform X2, whose protein sequence is MHLASCELATDTAQTVLVVVVVFCLSWLPHHIVQLWVEFGNFPLTEASFVFRVAAHCLAYSNSSVNPVIYAFLSENFRKAYKQVFKCQIGNVDCPLNDIKEMRSKADTPPSTNCTNV, encoded by the exons atgcACCTAGCCTCGTGTGAGTTGGCAACAGAC ACCGCTCAGACCGttctggtggtggtggtggtgttcTGCCTGTCCTGGCTCCCTCATCACATCGTTCAGCTCTGGGTGGAGTTCGGGAACTTTCCGCTGACCGAGGCCTCCTTCGTGTTTCGGGTGGCCGCGCACTGCCTGGCGTACAGCAACTCGTCGGTGAACCCCGTCATCTACGCCTTCTTGTCGGAGAACTTCAGGAAGGCGTACAAGCAAGTCTTTAAGTGCCAGATCGGCAACGTCGACTGCCCGCTCAACGACATCAAGGAGATGCGCAGCAAGGCTGATACTCCACCCTCGACCAACTGCACCAACGTTTGA
- the LOC103478271 gene encoding galanin receptor type 1 isoform X1, with amino-acid sequence MSKKSEASKKKTAQTVLVVVVVFCLSWLPHHIVQLWVEFGNFPLTEASFVFRVAAHCLAYSNSSVNPVIYAFLSENFRKAYKQVFKCQIGNVDCPLNDIKEMRSKADTPPSTNCTNV; translated from the coding sequence ACCGCTCAGACCGttctggtggtggtggtggtgttcTGCCTGTCCTGGCTCCCTCATCACATCGTTCAGCTCTGGGTGGAGTTCGGGAACTTTCCGCTGACCGAGGCCTCCTTCGTGTTTCGGGTGGCCGCGCACTGCCTGGCGTACAGCAACTCGTCGGTGAACCCCGTCATCTACGCCTTCTTGTCGGAGAACTTCAGGAAGGCGTACAAGCAAGTCTTTAAGTGCCAGATCGGCAACGTCGACTGCCCGCTCAACGACATCAAGGAGATGCGCAGCAAGGCTGATACTCCACCCTCGACCAACTGCACCAACGTTTGA